The Streptomyces sp. NBC_00459 DNA segment ACGGACACCGGCTCGTCTCCGGCCGCCTCCCTGATACGGGTCTCCAGGTCCCGTTCGCTGCCCGGCGGCCCCACCAGCAGCCACTCGTCCGGGCCCAGCCACAGGGCGACCAACTCCCCGGCGCGTACGACGGTGTTGGGGGCGAGCGGCAGCGGGAGGTCCAGCGCCGGCCCGATGGCGTCCGCCGCCGCTCCCTTGGAGTCGAGACGCACGTCGAGCTGGGTCAGGAAGGGGAGTTCGGCCAGCCGGATCGCACCCCCGGAGGTACGGGTGGCGGCGGCCAGGCGGCCGGCCGTGTGCGCCAGAGGGGACACCGGCGACAGGGCGGACACGGGGGACGGGGAGGACAGGGAAGAGGGCCGGGCGGCGCTCAGGGTGGTGGTGTCAGCCATCTCGGCGGGCTCCCTCGGGGTCGTAGAGGACGGGGCTGGCGACGGTCACCGGGACCAGACGGTCACCAACGGGGGCGTACAGCCGTTCGCCGACGCGTTCCCGGCCGCCCTTGATCAGGGCGAGCGCGAAGGTCCGGCCCAGGGCGGCGCTGCGGTAGCTGGAGGTGACATGGCCGAGCATCGGGACCGGCGGCGCGGGCAGCACACTGTCGGCGACCAGTTGGGTGCCCTCGGGGAGGAAGGTGCCGGGGTCGTCCGGGAGCAGGCCGACCAGGTGCTTGCGGTCGGGGCGGACCGCGTCGGCACGGGCGTACGACCGCTTGCCGATGAAGTCGGGCTTCTTCTTCGACACCACCCAACTCATGCCGAGATCCTGCGGAGTCACGGTGCCGTCGGTGTCCTGGCCGATGATCGGGTAGCCCTTCTCGGCGCGCAGGACGTGCATGGTCTCCGTGCCGTAGGGCGTGATCCCGTACGGGGTACCGGCCTCGTACAGCGCCTCCCAGAGGGCGCGGGCCTCCCACGGCGACACGTTGATCTCGTAGGCCAGCTCGCCGGAGAAGCTGATCCGGCACACACGTGCGTCGATGCCCGCGACGGATGTCTCACGCCAGGCCATGAAGGGGAAGTCGTCGTTGGCGACGGCCAGTTGGGGTGCCAGGGAGCCGAGGACGTCCCGGGAGCGCGGGCCCACGAGAGCCACCGTGGCCCACTGCTCGGTCACCGACGTGCAGTGGACGCGCAGGTCCGGCCACTCGGTCTGGGACCACTCCTCCATCCAGTCCAGTACGGCGGCGGCGTTGCCCGTCGTCGTGGTGACCAGGAAGCGGTCCGGGGCGAGACGGATGACGGTTCCGTCGTCGAAGACCATGCCGTCGGGGCGGCACATCACGCCGTAGCGGATCATGCCGACCTTCAGGGTGCTCATCATGTTGGTGTAGAGCAGGTCGAGGAAGACGCCCGCGTCCGGGCCCTGTACGTCGATCTTGCCGAGGGTGGAGGCGTCCATGAAGGCCACGCTGTCGCGGGCGGCGGCGCATTCGCGGAGCACCGCCGTCTCCATGTCCTCGCCGGCCCGCGGGTAGTACCAGGGGCGCTTCCACTGGCCGACGTTCTCGAACAGCGCGCCCTGCTCGACATGCCAGCCGTGCAGCGCGGTCGTCCGGATCGGGTCGTGCAGCGCGCCCCGGTCGCGGCCCGCCAGGGCGGCGAAGGAGACGGGGGTGTACGGCGGGCGGAACGTGGTCGTGCCGAGCGCCGAGATGTCGACGCCGAGGAGCGCGGCGACGATGCCACTGGCCAGCAGGCCGGACGTCTTGCCCTGGTCGTTGGCGGTGCCCGCCGTCGTGTAGCGCTTGGTGTGCTCCACCGAGCGCATACCGGCGCCGGTCGCGCGGGCCAGGTCGTCGACGCTGACGTCGCGCTGGAGGTCGACGAAGGAGCGGGTGTCGGACGCGTCGGGGATGGCGTACACGTGCATGGGCGGGGTGTGCGGCTGTGCGGCCGGGTCGGGGGCGGGGAGGCGGGGTGCCTCGGGTGCGTAGCCCTCCGCCGCGAGTGCGCGCGATGCCGCGCCCACACCCTGCGCGAGGACAGAGGGCAGATCCAGGGCACCCGCCGCGCTGCCCGCGACCTCGACGGCCTGCCGGCAGGTGTCGGGGACGAAGGCGCCGAGCGCATCGTCGTAGCGGAGCTTTCCGCCCGCCTGGCTGAACAGCTGGGCAACCGGGTTCCAGCCGCCGGAGACCAGGAGAAGGTCGGCGGTGAACTCCCGCCGGCCTGTGGTTCCTCCGGCGGCTGTGGGCTCTCCTTCGTACGGGGCCGCCGTCACGGCGGTCAGGCGCGCGTCGCCTTCCGTGCCGCCCCGCGTGCCCACGACGGCGTGTCCGGCCAGCACCTCGATACCGGCGGCCCTCGCGCGTTCGGCCCACTCCCCCGGGTAGGGGCGGGTGTCGACGATCGCCGCCACCTCCGCACCCGCTGCGATGAGGTCCAGGGCCGCCGCGTAGGCACTGTCGTTCGTGGTGAACACGACCGCCCTGCGGCCCGGCAGGACACCGTGACGGTTCACGTACGTGCGCGCCGAGGCGGCCAGCATCACTCCGGGACGGTCGTTGTCCGCGAAGGCCAGGGAGCGTTCGTGGGCGCCGGTGGCG contains these protein-coding regions:
- a CDS encoding sarcosine oxidase subunit delta family protein gives rise to the protein MLLIPCPWCGPRDEAEFHYGGQAHVPYPENPSALTDEEWARYLFFRDNPKGPFAERWNHGAGCRRWFNAVRDTGTNEILAVYRAGEERPVVEEARRAATSATSQPRPAAFSAGPAFEDEAPSGPTGGLGAEPPELSGRGGVGEESQPFRLPARARINRDHRLTFTFDGTQYEGYEGDTLASALLANGIIQTGTSIKLGRPRGIFSAGVEEPNAVIQIEAPFPEPMLPATTVELYDGLVATSLPGQGRLATTPDPARYDAVHAHCDLLIVGAGPAGLAAAAAAARTGARVILADDRPEPGGSLLGTAEHLDWVEATAAHLDAAPDVRVLPRTTVFGYYDDNHLLAVERRTNHLGAAAPENVSRERVWRIRARRVVLATGAHERSLAFADNDRPGVMLAASARTYVNRHGVLPGRRAVVFTTNDSAYAAALDLIAAGAEVAAIVDTRPYPGEWAERARAAGIEVLAGHAVVGTRGGTEGDARLTAVTAAPYEGEPTAAGGTTGRREFTADLLLVSGGWNPVAQLFSQAGGKLRYDDALGAFVPDTCRQAVEVAGSAAGALDLPSVLAQGVGAASRALAAEGYAPEAPRLPAPDPAAQPHTPPMHVYAIPDASDTRSFVDLQRDVSVDDLARATGAGMRSVEHTKRYTTAGTANDQGKTSGLLASGIVAALLGVDISALGTTTFRPPYTPVSFAALAGRDRGALHDPIRTTALHGWHVEQGALFENVGQWKRPWYYPRAGEDMETAVLRECAAARDSVAFMDASTLGKIDVQGPDAGVFLDLLYTNMMSTLKVGMIRYGVMCRPDGMVFDDGTVIRLAPDRFLVTTTTGNAAAVLDWMEEWSQTEWPDLRVHCTSVTEQWATVALVGPRSRDVLGSLAPQLAVANDDFPFMAWRETSVAGIDARVCRISFSGELAYEINVSPWEARALWEALYEAGTPYGITPYGTETMHVLRAEKGYPIIGQDTDGTVTPQDLGMSWVVSKKKPDFIGKRSYARADAVRPDRKHLVGLLPDDPGTFLPEGTQLVADSVLPAPPVPMLGHVTSSYRSAALGRTFALALIKGGRERVGERLYAPVGDRLVPVTVASPVLYDPEGARRDG
- a CDS encoding sarcosine oxidase subunit gamma, with the translated sequence MADTTTLSAARPSSLSSPSPVSALSPVSPLAHTAGRLAAATRTSGGAIRLAELPFLTQLDVRLDSKGAAADAIGPALDLPLPLAPNTVVRAGELVALWLGPDEWLLVGPPGSERDLETRIREAAGDEPVSVVDVSAQRTTLLVTGPRARDLLAHGCPLDLHPRAFGPGRCAQTTLGRTQIVLVARDEPRAGFWVLVRSSFAGYLTDWLLDAATEYVG